In Acidaminococcus fermentans DSM 20731, one genomic interval encodes:
- a CDS encoding MATE family efflux transporter, with the protein MVSLFKRFLTPPGGQRLLFTNRDLFRLFLPLIIEQFLVVLAGFTDSLMAAALGEAAVSGISLIDNIMVLLILVFVALATGGSVIMGQYLGHREQERAREAGRQLIWVAGLISLVLMGIFYGSRSFILHRLYGDIAPDVLRSASDYLDVIGMTIPFIALFQAGSVIFRTAGNTKFPMLIVLGADIFNIAGNYTAIYILHWGVFGTALSTLISRILSVLIVLYGAEHARFLLQVPPLRKVRLDGDLIRRILRVGIPFSVENGLFQLGKVVVVSVITTFGTSAIAANAVGTVFTNFQVLPGMAMNMGMTAVVARCLGAGNVPQSRYYTRKIIALIMGTNLTMTLLSFAGWPLILWIYRFPQETMDMVWEIMFWHGTLQTLVWPLAFTLPVTFRSAGDARFAMVVGVLSMMLVRVGGAYLLCGPLRCGMFGAWIAMFLDWAVRAVIYVPRYRKGTYLKHKLI; encoded by the coding sequence ATGGTATCATTGTTCAAGCGTTTTCTGACCCCTCCTGGGGGCCAACGGCTCCTTTTCACCAACCGGGATCTGTTCAGGCTGTTCCTGCCGCTCATCATCGAACAGTTCCTGGTGGTCCTGGCCGGGTTCACCGATTCCCTGATGGCGGCTGCCCTGGGGGAAGCGGCGGTATCCGGCATTTCGCTCATCGACAACATCATGGTGCTGCTGATCCTGGTGTTCGTGGCCCTGGCCACCGGGGGCTCCGTGATCATGGGCCAGTACCTGGGCCACCGGGAACAGGAACGGGCCAGGGAAGCCGGGCGGCAGCTGATCTGGGTGGCCGGGCTGATCTCCCTGGTGCTCATGGGGATCTTCTACGGCAGCCGGTCCTTCATCCTGCACCGGCTGTACGGGGACATTGCCCCGGATGTGCTCCGGAGCGCCAGTGACTATCTGGATGTCATCGGAATGACCATCCCCTTCATCGCCCTGTTCCAGGCGGGCAGTGTGATCTTCCGCACCGCCGGGAACACCAAGTTCCCCATGCTCATTGTGCTGGGGGCGGATATCTTCAACATCGCCGGCAACTATACAGCCATCTACATCCTCCACTGGGGAGTCTTTGGCACGGCCCTGTCCACCCTGATCAGCCGGATCCTGTCCGTCCTGATCGTGCTGTACGGTGCGGAACATGCCCGGTTCCTGCTCCAGGTGCCGCCGCTCCGGAAGGTCCGGCTGGACGGGGACCTGATCCGGCGGATTCTTCGGGTGGGGATCCCCTTCAGTGTGGAAAACGGCCTGTTCCAGCTGGGAAAAGTGGTGGTGGTCAGCGTGATCACCACTTTTGGCACCAGTGCCATTGCCGCCAATGCGGTGGGTACCGTGTTCACCAATTTCCAGGTGCTGCCAGGGATGGCCATGAACATGGGGATGACCGCCGTGGTGGCCCGGTGCCTGGGAGCCGGCAACGTGCCCCAGAGCCGGTATTACACCCGGAAGATCATCGCCCTCATCATGGGCACCAACCTGACCATGACCCTGCTGAGTTTTGCCGGCTGGCCCCTGATCCTGTGGATCTACCGGTTTCCCCAGGAGACCATGGACATGGTCTGGGAAATCATGTTCTGGCACGGCACCCTCCAGACCCTGGTCTGGCCCCTGGCCTTTACCCTGCCGGTGACCTTCCGCAGTGCGGGGGACGCCCGGTTCGCCATGGTGGTGGGGGTGCTGAGCATGATGCTGGTCCGGGTGGGCGGCGCGTACCTCCTGTGCGGGCCGCTCCGGTGCGGCATGTTCGGGGCCTGGATCGCCATGTTCTTGGACTGGGCCGTCCGGGCCGTGATTTACGTGCCCCGGTACCGGAAGGGGACCTATCTGAAACACAAACTGATTTGA
- a CDS encoding APC family permease — MTEKKEKFGLFSIVLLGINSIIGTGIFLLPNRAYALMGPASLGILLFDAFLAGALALCFAEAAGFFSRNGGPYLYAKAAFGDFWGYEIGVLKLVVTIIAWAAMAVGFATALGAAFPAFSGEQAKDIIAAVLIGGLSALNIAGVKTTKYLNNILTVSKLVPLVLFIALGIFFLNGSNFTPFVPVHLEEGAFANAAITMFFAFTGFEAIAVGAEDFKDPKKNLPRGIILTMLLVTVIYMLVVAISIGILGPDLAADKAPIQTAFGRIVGPVGAYIILVGTLFSMGGINMAEAFIAPRACTSLSEDGMLPEILAKRTPWGTPYVASIVIAILSIALAWSGSFTTLAAISAVSRFTQYLPTCLAVIVFRKKWADRPRTYKIPGGITIPVIAIVTSLWMLSNAKPMQLVWGLGGCLVILPYYFVYASKKKRGLIKEKEE; from the coding sequence ATGACGGAGAAAAAAGAGAAATTCGGCCTGTTCAGCATTGTGCTGCTGGGCATCAATTCCATTATCGGTACCGGGATCTTCCTTTTGCCCAACCGGGCCTATGCCCTGATGGGTCCGGCTTCTCTGGGCATCCTGCTGTTCGACGCCTTCCTGGCCGGGGCCCTGGCCCTGTGCTTTGCGGAAGCTGCCGGGTTCTTTTCCCGGAACGGGGGGCCTTATCTGTATGCCAAAGCCGCCTTCGGAGATTTCTGGGGTTATGAGATCGGGGTGCTGAAACTGGTGGTGACCATCATCGCCTGGGCCGCCATGGCCGTGGGCTTTGCCACCGCCCTGGGGGCCGCTTTCCCGGCCTTTTCCGGGGAACAGGCCAAGGACATCATTGCCGCGGTGCTGATCGGGGGGCTCAGTGCCCTGAACATTGCCGGGGTCAAGACCACCAAATACCTGAACAATATCCTGACCGTATCCAAACTGGTACCCCTGGTACTGTTCATTGCCCTGGGGATCTTCTTCCTCAACGGCAGCAACTTCACCCCCTTTGTGCCGGTTCACCTGGAAGAAGGAGCCTTTGCCAATGCGGCCATTACCATGTTCTTTGCCTTTACCGGTTTTGAAGCCATTGCGGTGGGGGCCGAAGACTTCAAGGATCCCAAGAAGAACCTGCCCCGGGGCATCATTCTGACCATGCTCCTGGTGACCGTGATCTACATGCTGGTGGTGGCCATTTCCATCGGTATCCTGGGACCGGACCTGGCCGCCGACAAGGCACCCATCCAGACCGCCTTCGGACGGATCGTGGGACCGGTGGGAGCCTACATCATCCTGGTGGGGACCCTGTTCTCCATGGGGGGCATCAACATGGCGGAAGCCTTCATTGCGCCCCGGGCCTGCACCTCCCTGTCCGAAGACGGGATGCTGCCGGAAATCCTGGCCAAACGGACTCCCTGGGGGACTCCCTATGTGGCCAGTATCGTCATTGCCATTCTGAGCATTGCCCTGGCCTGGAGCGGCAGCTTCACCACCCTGGCGGCCATCAGCGCCGTGTCCCGGTTCACCCAGTACCTGCCCACCTGCCTGGCGGTGATCGTGTTCCGGAAAAAGTGGGCGGACCGTCCCCGGACCTACAAGATCCCCGGGGGCATCACCATTCCGGTGATTGCCATTGTCACCAGCCTGTGGATGCTGTCCAACGCCAAACCCATGCAGCTGGTCTGGGGCCTGGGTGGCTGCCTGGTGATTCTGCCCTACTACTTCGTCTACGCCAGCAAGAAGAAGCGGGGCCTGATCAAAGAGAAAGAAGAATAA
- a CDS encoding gamma-glutamyl-gamma-aminobutyrate hydrolase family protein has translation MKRPLIGVSGSHMVDDHGPFAGYHRSYVNDDYIRSVNEAGGVAILVPFTEDEEAAREIMSRVDGLVLSGGHDVYPLLYGEEPCRQIGPVWPARDRFDQLLLAEAEKRGIPVMGICRGCQIINVAHGGTLYQDLSLDKNSFVKHSQNQDPATPTHTVEIQAGSRAARILGRTEWVTNTHHHQTVHQVGEGLKVTGRAKDGTVEIMEGIGETYLMAYQFHPEMMSINNDQAKAIFTDFIAAAKGEKA, from the coding sequence ATGAAAAGACCTTTGATCGGCGTCTCTGGAAGCCACATGGTGGATGACCACGGACCCTTTGCCGGGTACCACCGTTCCTATGTGAATGACGACTACATCCGTTCCGTGAACGAAGCCGGAGGGGTGGCCATCCTGGTGCCCTTTACGGAAGATGAGGAAGCCGCCCGGGAAATCATGAGCCGGGTGGACGGGCTGGTGCTCAGCGGGGGCCATGATGTGTATCCCCTTCTGTACGGGGAAGAACCCTGCCGGCAGATCGGTCCGGTGTGGCCGGCCCGGGACCGGTTCGACCAGCTGCTGCTGGCGGAAGCGGAAAAGCGGGGGATCCCGGTGATGGGCATCTGCCGGGGCTGCCAGATTATCAATGTGGCCCATGGGGGAACCCTGTACCAGGACCTGTCCCTGGACAAAAATTCCTTTGTGAAGCATTCCCAGAACCAGGATCCCGCCACTCCCACCCATACGGTGGAAATCCAGGCAGGGAGCCGGGCCGCCCGGATCCTGGGCCGGACGGAGTGGGTCACCAACACCCATCACCACCAGACTGTGCACCAGGTGGGCGAAGGGCTGAAGGTCACCGGACGGGCCAAGGACGGCACCGTGGAAATCATGGAAGGCATCGGGGAAACCTACCTGATGGCCTACCAGTTCCATCCGGAAATGATGTCCATCAACAATGACCAGGCCAAAGCCATTTTTACGGATTTCATTGCAGCAGCCAAAGGAGAGAAAGCATAA